From Streptomyces sp. 6-11-2, one genomic window encodes:
- a CDS encoding oxygenase MpaB family protein, producing MGLRTRIAEELKATVHGGDLKLERYEGPAGDPGLLGIVPGDPAWRVHGHPTGMLIGGFAALMLQSLHPLAMAGVDQHSDFRSDPVGRLIGTARFVTTTTFGSAPAAHESIALVRRIHTRVRGTAPDGRPYRADDPELLTWVHIAEVRSFLAGYQSYAPQRLRLTPAECDAYYRQVAPVAEMLGAEKVPCNTREVERYLDRTRPQLRATRAASDSVRFLRGFGRTGRERLVVRLLMNAAVGLLPDWARAELGIRRPATVRSCWDRPVATAAGRTIEWARGPSEIQAAAQRRLASVPPVDV from the coding sequence GTGGGGCTGAGGACCCGGATCGCCGAGGAGCTCAAGGCGACCGTGCATGGTGGGGACCTCAAACTGGAACGGTACGAGGGTCCGGCCGGTGATCCCGGGCTGCTCGGGATCGTCCCGGGCGATCCTGCCTGGCGGGTGCACGGACATCCGACCGGCATGCTCATCGGCGGGTTCGCGGCGTTGATGCTCCAGTCCCTGCACCCTCTGGCCATGGCCGGGGTCGACCAGCACTCGGATTTCCGGTCCGACCCGGTCGGCCGTCTCATCGGCACCGCGCGGTTCGTCACCACGACGACCTTCGGCTCCGCGCCGGCCGCACACGAGTCGATCGCCTTGGTGCGCCGGATTCACACCCGGGTGCGCGGCACCGCCCCGGACGGCCGGCCCTACCGCGCGGACGACCCCGAACTGCTGACCTGGGTGCACATCGCGGAGGTGCGCAGCTTCCTGGCGGGTTACCAGTCGTACGCGCCGCAGCGGTTGCGGCTGACGCCTGCCGAGTGCGACGCGTACTACCGCCAGGTCGCCCCGGTCGCCGAGATGCTGGGCGCGGAGAAGGTGCCCTGCAACACTCGGGAGGTCGAGCGCTACCTGGACCGAACACGTCCCCAACTCCGTGCGACCCGAGCCGCGTCGGACTCCGTGCGGTTTCTCCGGGGCTTCGGCCGGACCGGACGTGAACGGCTGGTCGTGCGCCTGTTGATGAATGCCGCTGTCGGTCTCCTTCCGGACTGGGCGCGGGCCGAACTCGGCATACGCCGTCCGGCGACGGTCCGCTCCTGCTGGGACCGGCCTGTGGCGACTGCGGCCGGCCGCACGATCGAATGGGCACGCGGTCCTTCCGAGATCCAAGCCGCTGCGCAGCGCCGCTTGGCCTCGGTGCCGCCGGTGGACGTCTAG
- a CDS encoding MBL fold metallo-hydrolase — translation MSGALRIERVVTSGVFELDGGTWNVDNNVWLVGDDHDVVVVDAAHDDAPIVEAVGNRRVGAIVCTHGHNDHISVAPQLGDRLDAPVLLHPADRQLWEMTHPSRTFQETVDGERIAVAGTTLEVIHTPGHSPGSVCLHLPEAHALFSGDTLFAGGPGATGRSFSDFPTIITSIRDLLFPLAGNTLVHTGHGDTTTIQNEAPHLDEWIRRGH, via the coding sequence GTGAGCGGCGCCCTGCGTATTGAACGCGTTGTCACCAGCGGGGTCTTCGAACTCGACGGGGGCACGTGGAACGTCGACAACAACGTCTGGCTCGTCGGCGACGACCACGACGTCGTCGTCGTGGACGCGGCCCATGACGATGCCCCGATCGTGGAAGCCGTGGGCAACCGCCGCGTAGGGGCGATCGTGTGTACCCACGGACACAACGACCACATCTCGGTCGCGCCCCAACTTGGTGACCGCCTCGACGCCCCGGTCCTGCTGCACCCGGCAGACCGCCAACTGTGGGAGATGACCCACCCGAGCCGAACGTTCCAGGAGACGGTCGACGGCGAACGAATCGCCGTGGCGGGGACGACCCTGGAAGTGATCCACACCCCCGGACACTCGCCCGGCTCAGTCTGCCTCCACCTGCCCGAGGCCCACGCTCTGTTCTCCGGCGACACCCTGTTCGCCGGTGGACCGGGTGCAACAGGCCGATCGTTCTCGGACTTCCCGACGATCATCACGTCCATCCGGGACCTGCTGTTCCCCCTGGCCGGGAACACCCTCGTCCACACCGGACACGGAGACACCACGACCATCCAGAACGAAGCACCCCACCTGGATGAATGGATCCGCCGCGGCCACTGA
- a CDS encoding zinc-binding dehydrogenase — MNRRVVHARGGSPADVLTVVEEPEPTAPERGQVLIRTTAFTVHPGDLQAIEAYPGTVAQPVPAGVEATGVVEAIGPGTRVAPGVEVGGRVTVFPQPGAWSQWIVAEAEAVVAVPDELSDEVAAQMLANPLTTVMLRREAQEHLAFGYDGFLVQTAAGSSVGRLVTGVSQFHNLALVNVVRSDRGAAELRKRFPDVPVVSTEHAGWTDEVRKAAGGHPVSVAFDPIGGKLAECLLDLLTPGGKLVSYGLIAEEPLSVHASTLLNKSLTLRGKNIGRWLSEASAERRASDVATAKQIALKLKDQFDVAATYGLGELADAVEHAVRPGKVGLVLVRPW, encoded by the coding sequence ATGAACCGTCGTGTCGTCCACGCCCGCGGAGGGTCGCCCGCCGATGTTCTGACCGTCGTCGAGGAGCCGGAGCCGACGGCGCCCGAGCGCGGCCAGGTCCTCATCCGCACCACGGCCTTCACGGTGCACCCTGGTGATCTCCAGGCCATTGAGGCGTACCCCGGCACAGTTGCCCAGCCTGTCCCGGCCGGCGTGGAGGCCACCGGCGTGGTGGAGGCGATCGGCCCGGGCACGCGCGTGGCGCCGGGGGTCGAGGTCGGCGGCCGTGTGACGGTCTTTCCCCAGCCGGGGGCCTGGTCGCAGTGGATCGTGGCGGAGGCCGAGGCGGTCGTCGCCGTACCTGATGAACTGTCGGATGAGGTCGCCGCGCAGATGCTGGCGAACCCGTTGACCACGGTGATGCTGCGCCGTGAGGCGCAGGAGCACCTGGCCTTCGGATATGACGGCTTTCTGGTGCAGACCGCCGCGGGCTCGTCGGTCGGCCGGCTGGTGACGGGCGTGTCCCAGTTCCACAACTTGGCGCTCGTCAATGTCGTCCGCAGCGATCGCGGTGCCGCCGAGCTGCGCAAGCGGTTCCCGGACGTGCCGGTCGTGTCGACGGAGCATGCGGGCTGGACCGACGAGGTCCGCAAGGCAGCCGGTGGCCATCCGGTGAGTGTGGCCTTCGACCCGATCGGCGGGAAGCTGGCGGAGTGCCTTCTGGACCTGCTGACGCCTGGCGGGAAGCTGGTCAGTTACGGGCTGATCGCCGAGGAGCCGCTCTCGGTGCATGCCTCGACGCTGCTGAACAAGTCGCTGACGCTGCGGGGCAAGAACATCGGCCGGTGGCTGTCCGAGGCCTCCGCCGAGAGGCGGGCATCCGACGTGGCCACCGCGAAGCAGATCGCGCTGAAGCTCAAGGACCAGTTCGACGTGGCCGCCACGTACGGCCTTGGCGAACTGGCCGACGCCGTGGAGCACGCGGTACGGCCCGGCAAGGTCGGCCTCGTCCTCGTCCGCCCCTGGTAG
- a CDS encoding penicillin-binding protein 2, translated as MNRPLRAVAVFCGLLMLALLIRANWLQYVHAEELASDTNNRRVLIERFASPRGDIIVGGKAVTGSEAVAGRELKYKRTYVNGPMYAPVTGFASQAQGMSLLEKTYDGILSGKDDRLAFQHFLDVASGKGRGTGAVVTTIDPRAQKAAYEGLTGLKGARGAVVALDPKTGKVLALASAPSYDPSVFAGNTFKESDRFVALDKDKRKPMANRPLRETYPPGSTFKILTAAAALEHGVVTDIEAPSEAESPYKLPQSTNRIGSEAGDAVCNKASMKTAMQYSCNNVFLDAAAKLGQDRMRETAEKFGFNEDVYSPDFGDLRATKSVYPQDLDKPGTALTGMGQGSLTSTPMQMAMVTAALANDGKLMQPYIIDEIRGPDLSTLEKTEPAVMSQAVSAATAQKVQQMMEHTAKEGSAQRALIDGIVVGGKTGTAQRGVNVADEVPYGWFVSYGKKPDGASVAVAVFIDPTDMDISRQDISGGRLGAPIARSVMKAVLQQ; from the coding sequence ATGAACCGGCCTTTGCGGGCGGTTGCTGTCTTCTGTGGCCTGCTGATGCTTGCCTTGCTGATACGGGCGAACTGGCTGCAATACGTGCATGCTGAGGAGCTGGCGTCGGACACGAATAATCGCCGCGTGCTGATCGAGCGGTTCGCCTCTCCGCGGGGTGACATCATCGTCGGTGGCAAGGCGGTGACCGGGTCCGAGGCGGTCGCGGGCAGGGAACTCAAGTACAAGCGCACCTACGTCAATGGGCCGATGTACGCGCCGGTGACCGGCTTCGCGTCGCAGGCGCAGGGCATGTCGCTGCTGGAGAAGACGTATGACGGGATCCTGTCAGGCAAGGACGACCGTCTGGCGTTCCAGCACTTCTTGGACGTGGCGTCGGGCAAGGGCCGTGGCACAGGGGCCGTGGTGACCACGATCGACCCGCGGGCGCAGAAGGCGGCCTATGAGGGGCTGACCGGTCTGAAGGGTGCACGGGGGGCTGTGGTCGCTCTGGATCCGAAGACCGGGAAGGTGCTGGCCCTGGCGTCGGCGCCGTCCTACGATCCGTCGGTGTTCGCGGGCAACACCTTCAAGGAGTCCGATAGGTTCGTGGCCCTGGACAAGGACAAGCGCAAGCCGATGGCGAACCGGCCACTGCGAGAGACGTACCCGCCCGGATCCACGTTCAAGATCCTCACGGCTGCCGCGGCCCTGGAACACGGCGTGGTCACGGACATCGAAGCCCCGAGCGAGGCGGAATCCCCCTACAAGCTGCCCCAGTCGACGAACCGGATCGGCAGCGAGGCCGGCGACGCGGTCTGCAACAAGGCTTCCATGAAGACCGCCATGCAGTACTCCTGCAACAACGTCTTCCTCGACGCCGCCGCCAAACTGGGGCAGGACCGGATGCGCGAGACGGCGGAGAAATTCGGGTTCAATGAGGACGTCTACTCGCCGGACTTCGGAGACCTGCGCGCCACGAAGAGCGTCTATCCTCAGGACCTGGACAAGCCAGGAACCGCTCTGACCGGCATGGGTCAAGGCAGCCTCACCAGCACCCCCATGCAGATGGCCATGGTCACCGCGGCACTGGCCAACGACGGCAAACTCATGCAGCCCTACATCATCGACGAGATCCGCGGGCCGGACCTGAGCACCCTGGAAAAGACTGAGCCGGCCGTCATGAGCCAGGCCGTCTCCGCCGCCACCGCGCAGAAGGTGCAGCAGATGATGGAGCACACTGCCAAAGAAGGCAGCGCCCAGCGCGCGCTGATCGACGGCATCGTTGTCGGCGGCAAGACCGGCACCGCGCAGCGAGGCGTGAACGTCGCCGATGAAGTGCCCTACGGCTGGTTCGTCTCCTACGGCAAAAAGCCCGACGGCGCCTCGGTCGCCGTCGCCGTGTTCATCGACCCCACCGACATGGACATCTCCCGCCAGGACATCTCCGGCGGCCGACTCGGCGCTCCCATCGCCCGCAGCGTCATGAAGGCAGTACTCCAGCAGTAG
- a CDS encoding class I SAM-dependent methyltransferase has protein sequence MSESGRAASRTAVLVCQGRAAANGITAAGQFADPVAVALLRVKERTPVDEVRANTPPKGWQERTAYESVRACAEVVVPRTVAIDEALRAHVTGQLVILGAGLDTRAWRLPELAQTDVWEVDHPASQQDKHARLAEAAPVLRGPDEGDLLAAELSAIARSVRFTPVDFAVDDLGAALDAAGHDPAAPTTWLWEGVVPYLTRDEVRATVAALAARSVPGSALVVNYQAPSARAAAGRLLTRMLGSSVTSGEPWRSLWRPQRMAALLAEYGLRVVSDDNLLTLAHTLSSPARGRTSLQSGRVAVAERH, from the coding sequence ATGAGCGAGAGTGGGCGTGCGGCGAGCCGGACGGCAGTGCTGGTCTGCCAGGGTCGGGCGGCCGCGAACGGGATAACTGCTGCAGGCCAGTTCGCGGATCCGGTGGCGGTAGCGCTGCTGCGTGTCAAGGAACGTACGCCCGTGGACGAGGTACGCGCGAACACTCCGCCCAAGGGCTGGCAGGAGCGCACCGCGTACGAAAGTGTGCGGGCGTGCGCCGAGGTGGTCGTGCCACGGACGGTCGCGATCGACGAGGCACTGCGCGCCCACGTGACCGGTCAGCTCGTGATCCTCGGCGCCGGCCTGGACACGCGCGCGTGGCGTCTGCCCGAACTCGCGCAGACGGATGTGTGGGAGGTCGACCATCCGGCCTCCCAGCAAGACAAGCACGCCCGCCTCGCCGAGGCCGCGCCAGTGCTCCGAGGACCGGATGAGGGCGATCTCCTCGCCGCCGAGCTATCGGCCATCGCCCGTTCCGTGCGGTTCACGCCGGTCGATTTCGCCGTCGATGATCTCGGTGCGGCGTTGGATGCCGCCGGGCACGACCCAGCCGCGCCGACGACATGGTTGTGGGAGGGCGTCGTCCCGTACCTCACGCGCGACGAGGTGCGCGCCACGGTGGCCGCACTCGCCGCCCGGTCGGTCCCGGGCAGTGCACTCGTCGTCAACTACCAGGCGCCGTCGGCGAGGGCGGCCGCAGGGCGGCTGCTGACACGCATGCTCGGCAGTTCCGTCACATCGGGCGAGCCGTGGCGCTCGCTGTGGAGGCCGCAGCGGATGGCTGCACTGCTCGCGGAGTACGGCCTGCGGGTGGTGTCGGACGACAACCTCCTCACCCTCGCGCATACCCTCAGCAGCCCGGCACGCGGGCGGACATCCTTGCAGTCGGGTCGCGTAGCCGTCGCAGAGCGGCACTGA
- a CDS encoding helix-turn-helix transcriptional regulator translates to MPDPQASTDGLLLLREVIDGPLHDIAPRFSRLLSHRWPHAALVIFTRECTGRPRKVAGAADLIHKVTIDELEDLKRVVEPGRALSTTARIGGAQRPVWTVRDRGDTLLLLVPQSSRRPVPYPAELSAVFGIVATSIRQQVAQASPDYLAESRAASSERARTITEMVAAHETSLVAILSTLRSSGLDDARARLAATDTASAALIALRSMQKSDQELSQETAHAAFATLRKDLRQMLRHHEAHIEFAAPPKDGRPLPGEIAYAARAMTRATVLAFIAQPDLTRLRIAWSCPGASLVVDVRDQESGKLDLPALQRQLEGRAQTLGAAVTLDAVPGWGSHATIGLPLEPPANRSDETRLAALNRREREVLHLVAQGRRNKAIAAELGITESTVKFHVAGLLRKLDVTSRGEAAALAAGTNLGAPQ, encoded by the coding sequence ATGCCAGATCCGCAGGCCTCAACCGATGGTCTTCTCCTGCTCCGGGAAGTCATCGACGGCCCGTTGCACGACATCGCTCCCCGTTTCTCCCGGCTCCTGTCCCACCGGTGGCCGCACGCAGCGCTCGTGATCTTCACTCGCGAGTGCACGGGACGTCCACGCAAGGTCGCCGGAGCCGCCGACCTGATCCACAAGGTCACCATCGATGAGCTCGAAGACCTCAAGCGGGTCGTCGAGCCCGGCCGGGCCCTGAGCACCACTGCCAGGATCGGTGGCGCTCAGCGCCCGGTGTGGACGGTGCGGGACCGGGGCGACACGCTGCTCCTGCTCGTTCCGCAGAGTTCTCGGAGGCCGGTCCCGTACCCCGCGGAGTTGTCGGCGGTCTTCGGCATCGTGGCAACATCGATCCGGCAGCAGGTCGCCCAGGCCAGTCCCGACTACCTGGCAGAGTCCCGTGCCGCGTCCAGCGAACGGGCACGCACCATCACCGAGATGGTGGCTGCACACGAAACCTCGCTCGTGGCCATTCTGTCCACGCTGCGCTCGTCCGGGCTCGATGACGCCAGGGCGCGGCTGGCTGCCACCGATACGGCGTCCGCCGCGTTGATCGCGTTGCGTTCCATGCAGAAGTCCGACCAGGAGTTGTCGCAGGAGACTGCCCATGCGGCCTTCGCGACGCTGCGCAAGGACCTCCGGCAGATGCTGCGCCATCACGAGGCGCACATCGAGTTTGCGGCCCCGCCGAAGGACGGACGTCCGCTGCCGGGCGAGATCGCCTATGCGGCACGCGCGATGACGCGCGCCACCGTGCTGGCCTTCATCGCCCAGCCCGACCTGACTCGCCTGCGCATCGCCTGGAGCTGCCCGGGCGCCTCGCTGGTGGTCGACGTACGTGACCAGGAATCCGGGAAACTAGACCTGCCGGCCCTGCAGCGGCAACTCGAGGGCCGCGCACAGACGTTGGGTGCCGCGGTCACTCTGGACGCGGTCCCGGGATGGGGCAGCCACGCGACAATCGGCCTCCCTCTCGAGCCTCCCGCCAATCGGAGCGATGAGACACGTCTGGCAGCCCTCAACCGCCGCGAGCGCGAGGTGCTCCACCTGGTCGCCCAGGGCAGACGCAACAAGGCGATCGCGGCCGAGCTCGGCATCACGGAGAGCACCGTCAAGTTCCACGTCGCAGGCCTGCTACGAAAACTGGACGTGACCTCACGCGGAGAAGCAGCCGCGCTCGCCGCCGGCACCAACCTGGGCGCACCGCAGTAG
- a CDS encoding S-(hydroxymethyl)mycothiol dehydrogenase produces the protein MPQQVRGVIARSKGAPAELTDIVIPDPGPGEVVVAVAACGVCHTDLTYRDGGISDDYPFLLGHEAAGTVESVGAGVDSVKPGDFVVLNWRAVCGQCRACKRGRPQYCFDTFNAAQKMTLLDGTELNPALGIGAFADKTLVHAGQCTKVDPSADPAVVGLLGCGVMAGLGAAVNTGAVSRGDSVAVIGCGGVGDAAIVGARLAGASKIIAVDRDDQKLTWARELGATHTVNATNQDIVTAVTELTGGFGADVVIDAVGRPETWKQAFYARDLAGTVVLVGVPTPDMRLDMPLLDFFSRGGSLKSSWYGDCLPERDFPMLVDLYQQGRLPLDKFVTERISLDAVEEAFHTMHTGSVLRSVVVR, from the coding sequence ATGCCTCAGCAGGTCCGCGGCGTGATCGCCCGCTCGAAGGGAGCTCCGGCCGAGCTCACCGACATCGTGATCCCGGACCCGGGTCCCGGCGAGGTCGTCGTTGCCGTGGCGGCCTGTGGGGTCTGCCACACCGACCTCACCTACCGGGACGGCGGGATCAGCGACGACTATCCCTTCCTGCTCGGCCACGAGGCGGCCGGCACCGTCGAGAGCGTCGGAGCAGGCGTCGACTCCGTCAAACCCGGCGACTTCGTCGTCCTGAACTGGCGGGCGGTGTGCGGGCAGTGCCGCGCCTGCAAGCGTGGCCGCCCGCAGTACTGCTTCGACACGTTCAACGCCGCCCAGAAGATGACTCTGCTCGACGGCACAGAACTCAACCCCGCCCTGGGCATCGGCGCGTTCGCCGACAAGACCCTCGTCCACGCGGGGCAGTGCACCAAGGTGGACCCCTCTGCGGACCCCGCGGTCGTCGGCCTCCTGGGGTGCGGTGTCATGGCCGGGCTTGGGGCGGCGGTCAACACCGGAGCCGTGAGCCGAGGCGACTCGGTGGCGGTGATCGGCTGCGGCGGCGTGGGCGACGCCGCGATCGTCGGGGCCCGCCTGGCCGGGGCCTCGAAGATCATCGCTGTCGATCGAGACGACCAGAAGCTCACATGGGCCCGAGAGCTCGGCGCCACCCACACGGTCAACGCCACCAACCAGGACATCGTCACCGCGGTCACGGAACTGACCGGCGGCTTCGGCGCCGATGTCGTCATCGACGCCGTGGGCCGTCCCGAAACGTGGAAGCAGGCGTTCTACGCACGCGACCTCGCAGGGACCGTCGTCCTCGTCGGCGTCCCAACCCCGGACATGCGCCTGGACATGCCGCTTCTCGACTTCTTCTCCCGCGGCGGCAGCCTCAAGTCGTCGTGGTACGGCGACTGTCTGCCCGAACGGGACTTCCCCATGCTCGTCGACCTCTACCAGCAAGGCCGGCTGCCGCTGGACAAATTTGTCACCGAACGCATCAGCCTCGACGCGGTCGAGGAAGCCTTCCACACCATGCACACCGGCAGCGTGCTGCGCTCGGTGGTGGTCCGGTGA
- a CDS encoding transposase, producing MSRTTLLRAVMPLPDPAWTVPRVMGADDFATRRGQHYGTVLIDCETGQPLDLPSGRDAPTLAGWLAGWLAGWLAGWLAGWLAAQASRFRDHLP from the coding sequence GTGAGCCGCACGACACTGCTGCGGGCGGTCATGCCTTTACCCGATCCCGCCTGGACCGTTCCGAGGGTGATGGGCGCCGATGACTTCGCCACGCGCCGCGGACAGCATTACGGCACCGTGCTCATCGACTGCGAGACCGGACAGCCCCTTGACCTGCCATCCGGCCGCGACGCACCGACGCTGGCTGGCTGGCTGGCTGGCTGGCTGGCTGGCTGGCTGGCTGGCTGGCTGGCTGGCTGGCTGGCTGCGCAAGCATCCCGGTTCCGAGATCATCTGCCGTGA
- a CDS encoding DUF6308 family protein, which yields MELGAALYTGSRLEHLAGGGDRPVAAGRIMAEDLVAVRTLRVTVSAPVALDIPEGRLGERRTGLPHSVPSGMGMDMVEMADLAPGSPAARSWHLLRDQPDVGWAIAGKPLARKRPRLLLIHLRPRCTLRRRSATVILTRSARHAA from the coding sequence CTGGAGCTTGGTGCGGCTCTCTACACCGGGAGCCGGTTAGAGCATCTGGCCGGTGGGGGAGACCGGCCAGTGGCCGCCGGCCGGATCATGGCGGAGGACCTGGTCGCGGTGCGGACCTTGCGGGTCACCGTTTCGGCGCCTGTCGCGCTGGACATTCCGGAAGGGCGCCTCGGCGAGCGGCGGACTGGCCTGCCGCACTCCGTCCCGAGTGGCATGGGCATGGACATGGTCGAGATGGCCGACCTCGCTCCTGGTTCGCCGGCGGCCCGGTCTTGGCACCTTCTTCGCGACCAGCCTGATGTGGGTTGGGCGATCGCGGGGAAGCCGCTCGCCAGGAAGCGTCCGCGGTTGCTCCTGATCCACCTACGACCGCGTTGTACGCTGCGCCGTCGGTCGGCCACAGTCATTCTGACTCGCTCGGCACGCCACGCGGCGTGA
- a CDS encoding SpoIIE family protein phosphatase, giving the protein MNTSESFRAEDDVPRTSQPRRLLNELSGTLVSQSPVGLAVMDTDLRYVAVNPALERINGLSTEEHVGRHVSEVLPHVDTAAIESAQWRVLETGVPLLDQNVVGRTWADADHDHAWSVSLYRLQDPVGRARGVAASIADVTERYRLATEAARARRRLTLIADASALIGTVLDVDQTARELAGVTVPELADIAAVDVLDTVLACHRTARPGSGPELFRALALAAAYPTEATRAADQVGDLAAYAADRLVTECVRTGKPVLVPHVNDRDLSRIARDPEAATLLARAGIHSYLAVPLSARGIVLGALDLKRARNPLPFNHDDAILAGELANRAAVSIDNARWYQSVRNAAVTLQRSLLPEHPSHLVGLEIASRYQPAQATSEVGGDWFDIIPLSGDKTALVVGDVMGSGIDAAATMGRLRTATCTLAELDFDPAQVLQHLDRITSGLEHYIATCLYAVYDPHHGECHIANAGHLPPVLVHTGRPPELLDLCPGAPLGVGGVTFHSSTLDLGPGDDLVLYTDGLVETRHHPIDDRLDTLVGLLDGSEGRPVGETCDLLLHTLRDPGDHDDVALLIARICPPQS; this is encoded by the coding sequence ATGAACACATCCGAATCCTTTCGGGCCGAAGACGATGTCCCCAGGACGTCCCAGCCCCGCAGGCTGCTGAATGAGCTGTCCGGGACGCTGGTCTCGCAGTCCCCGGTCGGGCTGGCTGTCATGGACACAGATCTGCGGTACGTGGCCGTGAATCCGGCCCTGGAGCGCATCAATGGTCTGTCGACCGAAGAGCATGTCGGCCGCCATGTCTCAGAGGTCCTGCCGCATGTCGACACCGCGGCGATCGAGTCCGCGCAGTGGCGGGTTCTGGAGACGGGAGTCCCGCTGCTGGACCAGAACGTCGTCGGCCGCACCTGGGCCGATGCGGATCACGACCATGCGTGGTCGGTATCCCTCTATCGGCTGCAGGACCCCGTCGGCCGGGCGCGGGGGGTGGCCGCCTCGATCGCCGACGTCACCGAGCGGTACCGCCTGGCGACCGAAGCCGCCCGGGCTCGACGGCGCCTGACTCTGATCGCTGATGCCTCGGCTCTCATCGGCACCGTGCTGGACGTGGACCAGACCGCCCGCGAGCTGGCTGGGGTCACCGTGCCCGAGCTCGCAGACATCGCGGCGGTGGACGTCCTCGACACGGTCTTGGCCTGCCACCGCACCGCCAGGCCGGGCAGCGGCCCGGAACTCTTCCGCGCCCTCGCCCTGGCCGCCGCCTACCCCACCGAGGCCACCCGCGCCGCCGACCAGGTGGGCGACTTGGCCGCCTACGCCGCCGACCGCCTGGTCACCGAGTGCGTCCGCACCGGCAAACCGGTCCTGGTACCCCACGTGAACGACCGCGACCTGTCCCGTATAGCGCGCGATCCCGAGGCCGCCACGCTCCTGGCCCGCGCCGGCATCCACTCCTACCTGGCGGTGCCGCTGAGCGCCCGCGGCATAGTACTCGGCGCCCTGGACCTCAAACGCGCACGCAACCCTCTGCCCTTCAACCATGACGACGCCATACTGGCCGGCGAGCTGGCCAACCGTGCCGCGGTGAGCATCGACAACGCCCGCTGGTACCAGAGCGTGCGCAACGCCGCGGTGACCCTCCAGCGCAGCCTGCTGCCGGAGCACCCCTCGCACCTGGTAGGCCTGGAGATCGCCTCCCGCTACCAGCCCGCCCAGGCCACCAGCGAAGTCGGCGGAGACTGGTTCGACATCATCCCCCTGAGCGGCGACAAGACCGCCCTGGTCGTGGGGGACGTGATGGGCAGCGGCATCGACGCCGCCGCCACCATGGGCCGCCTCCGCACCGCCACCTGCACCCTGGCCGAACTCGACTTCGACCCCGCCCAGGTGCTCCAGCACCTGGACAGGATCACCAGCGGCCTGGAGCATTACATCGCCACCTGCCTCTACGCCGTCTACGACCCCCATCACGGCGAGTGTCACATCGCCAACGCCGGACACCTGCCCCCTGTCCTGGTCCACACCGGCCGGCCCCCCGAACTGCTCGACCTGTGCCCCGGCGCGCCGCTGGGTGTCGGCGGCGTCACCTTCCACAGCAGCACGCTCGATCTCGGTCCCGGCGACGATCTCGTCCTCTACACCGACGGCCTGGTCGAAACGCGCCACCATCCCATCGACGACCGCCTCGACACCCTCGTCGGCCTGCTGGACGGCTCCGAGGGCCGCCCCGTGGGGGAAACCTGTGACCTGCTCCTGCACACCCTGCGGGACCCCGGCGATCACGACGACGTCGCCCTGCTCATCGCCCGCATCTGCCCACCCCAGTCCTGA
- a CDS encoding IS5 family transposase (programmed frameshift): MVPDDLWGRIEPSLPVKQRRPRHPGRLPLDDRGCLQDILFVLHTGIPWEWLPQELGFGSGMRCWRRLRDWHEAGVWDRLHQVLLTELHRAGKLDRSRAVIDGSHHQARRGGPKTGPSPVDRARPGSKHHVITDAGGTPLAISNRHDITQLLPLLDAIPRIRGVTGRPRHRPRQLFADRGYDFDKYRRLLWKRGIKPVIARRGVPHGSGLGSVRWVVERTNAWIHGFRRLRIRWEIRDDIHEPFLKLACCVITYRRVQALC; this comes from the exons ATGGTGCCGGATGACCTGTGGGGGCGGATCGAGCCGTCGCTGCCGGTCAAGCAGCGGCGTCCGCGCCATCCCGGCCGGCTGCCACTGGACGACCGTGGTTGCCTGCAGGACATCCTGTTCGTGCTGCACACCGGGATCCCGTGGGAGTGGCTGCCGCAGGAGCTCGGCTTCGGGTCCGGGATGAGGTGCTGGCGCCGGCTGCGGGACTGGCACGAGGCCGGGGTGTGGGACCGGCTGCACCAGGTGCTGCTGACCGAGCTGCACCGTGCCGGGAAGCTGGACCGGTCCCGGGCGGTGATCGACGGCTCCCACCACCAGGCCCGTCGGGGCGGCCCAA AAACCGGGCCGAGCCCGGTCGACCGTGCCCGGCCCGGCTCGAAGCACCACGTCATCACCGACGCAGGCGGCACCCCGCTCGCCATCAGCAACCGCCACGACATCACCCAGCTGCTGCCCCTGCTCGACGCGATCCCACGGATCCGCGGAGTGACCGGTCGCCCCCGTCACCGGCCGCGGCAGTTGTTCGCCGACCGGGGCTACGACTTCGACAAGTACCGTCGGCTCCTGTGGAAGCGCGGCATCAAGCCGGTCATCGCCCGACGCGGAGTTCCGCACGGCTCCGGCCTGGGCTCGGTCCGCTGGGTAGTCGAGCGGACGAACGCGTGGATCCACGGCTTCCGACGGCTACGGATCCGCTGGGAGATCCGCGACGACATCCACGAGCCGTTCCTGAAGCTCGCCTGCTGTGTGATCACCTACAGGCGAGTCCAGGCATTGTGTTAG